Below is a genomic region from Burkholderiales bacterium.
GAAGCGCGCCTCATCCTCGAACAGCACTCCATTCGCCACGGAGGCGCGCCACTTCTCCACGTGTCGATCGATGTCATCGGGGTGAACGGCGGCCTGCCAGCCCGAGCCCGCCGTATTTTCCGCGGAAAGACCTGTATATTCGGTCCAGCGCTTGCTGACGAATACATTCGACCCATCGGGCGCAGTCGTCCAGGCTATTGCCGGAATCGTTTCGATGACGTCGCGAAGCTCTTTCTCACGTTGGTGAAGCGCTTCTTCGGCTCGCTTGCGCTCGGTGATGTCCTCGCACGCGACCAGTAGAGTGGGCTGCTTCCTTAGGAGAACAGCATTCGCTGTTTCGCGGACCCACAGCATCGTGCCGTCCTTGCGGATCTTGCGCGCTTCCCACCTCATCATGCGACCGAGATTCTGAAAACAACTCTCGATATTTCTCTGAATTCGCTTCCAATCGCCCTCGTAGAAAATTTTCAGCACCGGTTGACCGATCAATTCGTTCGCCCCGAAACCCAGCTGCTCCGCGCCAAAGGCGTTGACGGACAGGATAGTCTCGGCCGCGTCCACCATGAAGTACATGGTCGGGTTGTTTTCAAAGACGGCCTTCCATTGCTCCTCGCTCTCGCGAAGCGCCGCTTGCGCCCGCTTGCGCTCAGTAATGTCGCGTAGAATGACCGTGAAAACGACTTCGTTACCAAGACAAAGTTTGGAAATGGAAGCTTCGGCAGGGAATTCACCTCCATCTTTTCGCCGCCCAAATACTTCGCGACGTTGCGCCATGCTGCGCGAAACTTCCGAAGTTTTCGCAAACTCTTCGATGTCTCCCCTATGTGAATGCGCGAATCGTTGTGGCAGCAGAATCTCTAGCGGTTTGCCGATAACTTCCGCCTGCCCATACCCAAACACTTTCTCGGCACCTTGATTGAACAGGATGATTCGCTGATGGGAATCAACGGATATGATCGCGTCCTGGGCAATGTCCAGAATGCCTTCAAACCGGGCCTTTGCGGCGCCCGCCGCTTCCTCGGCGCGCTTGCGCTCGACTCTCTCCCTGGCTTCACGTAATGCTCGGCGCACCGAGGGCACAATTCCAGATAGTCGTTCCTTTAAAAGATAATCCGTTGCCCCCGTCTTGAGGGCTTCGATCGCCACCTCTTCGCCGAGCGTTCCGGAAACGAAGATAAACGGCACGTCCGGCGCTCGCTGCGCTGCGATCTTCAATGCCGATATGCCGTCGAAGGAAGGGAGCGTATAGTCCGCGAGGATCAAGTCCAAGCCGCCTTTGTCGAGCGACGCGACGAAGTCTTCGCGGGTCTGCACGCGCGTGATGTCGCAGACGATTCCCTCTGCTTCGAGCATGTCGCGAACGATCTCGGCGTCCCCGGCGTCGTCCTCGAGGTGCAGCACGTGAAGCGCGCGATTCAACTTTAGCGTCTCCTTGCGACGCTTCCTGGCGGCGGCTCGTTGATCACGGCCCAGAACACGCCCAGTTCCTTAATGGCGTTGACGAACTCGTGGAAGTCGACCGGCTTCACCACATAGGCGTTAACGCCGAGCCTGTAACTCGCCACCATGTCCCTTTCTTCCTGGGAGGAGGTGAGCACCACGACGGGAATGAGCTTCAGCCTCTCGTCGGACCGGATCTGCTGCAGGACTTCGAGGCCGTCGATTTTCGGCAGCTTCAGATCGAGCAGCAGCACGGCAGGGTTCTCCTTGGCGCGCGACCTGTAGTTGCCCTTCGCGTGGAGGTAATCGAGGGCCTCCGCTCCGTCGCGCACCACCACCACCTCGTTCGCCAGGTTGTATTCCTCGAGCGCAGTGAGCGTGATGTCGATGTCCTTGGGATCATCCTCGACCAGCAGAATCCGTCCTAGTCCGTTCATGTTTATCTCCTCATGGTTTTGGCACTGAGAAATAGAACGTGGCCCCACTGTCCACGACGCCTTCGGCCCATACCCGGCCACCGTGTCGGGCGACGATGCGCTGCACCGTCGCGAGCCCGATGCCGGTCCCTTCGAAGTCTTCAGGCAGGTGCAGGCGCTGGAACACGCCAAACAGCTTGCTCGCGTATTTCATGTCGAAGCCGACGCCGTTGTCGCGGACGAACACCACCACGTCTTCACTTGCGCCATCGCGGCACCCGATCTCGATCGCGGCATGCGGGCGCGTGCGGGTGAACTTTACCGCGTTGGACACCAGATTAAACAGCACGAGCTTCAGCATCGAGCGGTCACCGTGCACGCTCGGCAGCGGCGCCCCGACCTTCCACGTGATGTCGAGCCCCTCCGTCTCCCGCTCTATGTCGTGTAACACCTCGCGCAGCAGGTCCCCGAGGCTCACCAGCGTCATGCGCGTCTCGGCCCGACCGATGCGCGAGAATGCCAGGAGGTCGTCGATCAGCGCGCCCATCTTCTTTGCCGATTCCAGAAGGTTGGTCACGTAGCGCCGGCTCCGCTCGTCGAGGTCCGAGGACGCGGTCTTCTGAAGAAGCTCGGCATATGCCGCGACATGACGCAGCGGCGCGCGCAGGTCGTGCGACACGGAGTACGTGAAAGCCTCGAGCTCTTTGTTGCTCGCTTCGAGCTCAAGGGCTCGCCGTTCGAGTTGCGCGTTGAGCTTGCGGATATCGTCCTCCCGGCGCTTCCTCTCGGTGATGTCATTGTGCGTTTCCAGGATCGCAAGCGGCTGTCCGTCCGCATCGCGCTGCAGCGACCACCGGGTCGAGAGGACGACCTGTGCACCGTCCGCCCTAGTCTTGGTGAGCTCCCCCGCCCATCGCCCGGTGCGCAGGAGCTCTGCGCGGATCTCCTCGATGGGACGGGAAGAGACCGTCCGCAGAAGCTCAGGGGCGCGCTTGCCGACGGCTTGCTCTGCAGTCCATCCGAGGACCTCCTCCGCGCCGCGGTTCCAGTAGGTGATCGTGTCGTTCATGTCGCGCACGAAGATCGTGTCGTGGGTGAGATCGAGGAGGCTTGCTTGGCGCATGCGGACTGCGACTTCTTCTTGAAGCTGGTCGAGCGCGCGGCGCAGTTCGCGCTCGATGCGCCGGCGCCGAGCGGCGAACCAGCCGACGACCAGCGCGAAGACGACGAACACGCCGACGTGGGGTACGAGATCCTTGGGATCGACCTCAAACGAGTATAGCGGCGGAGTGAAGAAATAGTCGAGGCAGAGGGCCCCCGCGACAACGGCGGCTACGCCCTGCCCGGCCCCGCCGTACCAAATAGTGACGGCGATTGCGATGAGGAAGAGCGGTATTTCGAGGTTTCCAAGCCCGAGGTGCCCGCCGGCGAGCGCGAGGCCGAGGGCGACCGCGATCGCGAGAACAGCGAGCCCATACGGGCGAAGCGCACGCATGCTCATTCTTGCAGCACCGGCGCGAGGCTCGGAGCTATTCCTGATCGCATGGATGTGCTTTATCGTTCTATCAGGCAGCACGATCCTGTAATCCTACGCAAAGTCAGCCTTCTCGCGGCATGCCTGCTCGAACAGTTTGCGATGTCCGTCGTCGTCCTCTGGGTGCTCGATTTGAGAAGACTCTTCACCATCTGGGGCATTCCTCGTTGAGGATTTATTCCATAGATTTGGAACATTTCCTCGGACCCGTGCGTCGTTTTCCCGGCGGCAGGATTGTAAGCCCAAATGCCCGTGTGGGTCAGGCTCTGCGCTTCGGACAGATAAGCCTCGCTTCGCCTTAGCGCTTGCTCCGCCCGCTTGTGGTCCCCGATAGTCGCCAGCATCCCATGACCGATGAATTGGTTCGCCCCGTAACCCAATTGCTCGGCGCCGAAGGCGTTCACCGATACGACCTTCTCCGCCGCATCCATGATAAAGTACATCGTGGGATTGCTCTCGAAGGCCGCTCGCCATCGCTCCTCGACAGAATTGACCAGGTCCGCGAACCGCCGCTGTGCAGCTAGGGCTTCGGCACGGCGCCGGTTAGCGTTGAGAGCCTCTCTGCGCGCACGATCTGCGAGATGGCTCGTAATAATACCGATGACGAGGAATGCAGCGAGCACAAAGAAGTCTCGCGAATCACTGAATTTGAAGGTGCTTGGCGGCGGGATCGACCAAGCGAACCCGAGGGCTGCAAGGAGTGAGACGAAGACCGCGTAACGAAAACGCCAGACGGAGGAGACAATTAAAACAACAAACAGAAAGATGAGAGTCGCGGTTAACGGCCGATCGCTAAGGGGCAGTGCATAGAGCACGGCAACGTTCGCGGTAACCACTGCGATGCAGATGGCGACCCGGTACACCGGATTTACGATCGACCTCATGGAATCGTGTTCCTGTGATGGCATTTTAAAGCACCTTTACGGCCGAGTTGAAGCGCGCCCACACTCCACTGAGCACATCGAGAAACCAACGCCAATCAGCGTGCGCGCGGTAGATGCCTTCGCGCCCGTCCAATGGCGTCATCACCACCGTACCACAATCACCAGCAACACCGCGATGCCCACAGGGGTAGAGGGAAAGATCCAGAGATACCGCAAGCAGTGCGCGAAACTAACGCCAGTTACGATCAGTCGCTCGCTTCCCGCCAGTAGGCTCCAGCACAGATTTTCCCTGACCAGGAAAACGGTCGCAATAACAGCCCACATTCCTCCCAAAAAATCGCTGTCTTTGTCGACAAATCGAGCGAGACCATAGGTCACTACTCAATAGATGCTGAGACACCCGATGGCCGTGCCCACGGCGAAAAGGAAATCCCAAGCCGAAAAGCCCGCGCGGCCCGGCTTTGTAGGAATTCTGGTTGTCCGCGACCGGCACGCCTGCCGGGGTGTCATTCTGTGGCTGAAGACGATCGGCTGTCCTTTACCCCAGTCGTTGTAGTAGGTCTGCGCACCGTCTTTGGTGGTGATCGTGCTCATGCAGGCTATCCTTGGTGCGCCGTAGTCGGCAAAGGGTCGAAGGGTGTGGTGATGCGATCCATCGGCAGCCAAGACCGGCCGTGCCTTAATTGAGCACGCCGGGATGGACCATTTCCATGAGTTGGTGGTTGTCCCGATAGTCGACCGGGATACCGACGATTACCGGTCCCTGCATCGCGAGGGCGCGCTGGAGCGTCGGAGCGATCTCGTCCGGGGTATTGATGCGCAGCCCGCGAGCGCCGAATGACTCGGCGAACGGCACTATGTCTACAGGCCCGAAGTCGACGGCGGAAGCGCGGCCGTACTTCGCCACCTCTTGGAAGCGCACCATGTCGTAGGCGCCGTCGGTCCACACCAGGTGCACGAGGTTGCATTTGAGCCGCACCGCCGTCTCGAGCTCGGTTGCCGAGAAGAGGAAGCCGCCGTCGCCAGAGATGGAGATGACCTTGTCGCGCGGGCGAACCAGGCACGCGGCGATGCCCCAGGGCAGCCCCACACCCAGGGTCTGCTGCCCGTTGCTGATCAGCACCTGTCGAGCGCGAAAACTGTACAAATAGCGGGCCAGCCAGATGTGGAACGACCCCATGTCCAGGCACAGCGTCATGTCGTCGCTTAGCACGCGCTGCAGCTCGTACACCAGACGCAGCGGGTGAACGGGAGCGCCGTTCAGGTCGGCCGTGCGCGCACCGAGTTGCGCACGCTCGCGGCAAATCTCGGCAAGGAGCTGTGCGTCCGCCGAGACGGTTTTCCGTTCGACCCGGGCGGCGAGGGCGCGCAGCGTCGGCGCGATGTTGCCTGTCAGCTCGAGCTGCGGCCGATAGTCCTTGTCGACGTCGGCGCCCACCGGATCGATATGCACGATTGGGCGCTTGCGTCCCCTGTTCCACAGGCTCGGGTCGTACTCGACGGGATCAAACCCCACGCTCACCACCACGTCGGCGGCGTCAAGGAGCTTGTCGGCCGGCTGATTGTGGAACAGGCCCACCCGCCCCCCGAAGTAGCCGAAGAGCTCGCGCGGCACGACGCCAGCGCCCTGATACGTGCAAACCACCGGCAATTTCGTCTTCGCGAGGAAAGCGCGCACGGCTTCTGCGGCGAGCGGCTGGCTCGCGAGCAAGCCGAGCAGCAGGACGGGCCGCTGTGCGCCGCTCACCAGGGTGGCGGCGGCAGTGATCGCCTCCGCCGGGGCGGGGCCGAGTTGTTCCGGCGCCACAGGCGTCAGCACCGCGCCGTCCGCCGCACCCATCATGATGTCTTGCGGAGCGCTGATGAAGGCCGCGCCGGGGCGGCCCGACTCCGCGGCGCGAAACGCGTTCGCCACGACTTCCGACACCGCCTGCGGGGCATCGATTTCGGCGCTGAACTTCGTGATCGGCCGGAACATGCTAACGGTATCCATGCTCTGATGGACCTGCTTCAGGCGGTGAGCGAGCGGTACGGCACCGCCGATAGCGACCACCGGATCGCCCTCCGAATTGGCAGTGGCAAGGCCGGTGACCAGGTTGGAACATCCCGGCCCCGAGGTGACCAGCGTCACGCCCGCGTTGCCGGTCATGCGCCCGATGCCGCCGGCGATGAAAGCCGCGTTCTGCTCGTGGCGGCAGACCACCGTCTTGATCCTCGAGTCGAGGAGCGTGTCGAAAACCTTGTCGATCTTCGCGCCGGGAATCCCGAACACATATTCGACGCCTTGCGCCTCGAGGCTCTTCACCAGCAGCTCGGCGCCTGTTTGCATGCTCATTTCTTTTCTCCTTCAGCTTTGGCAAGGTCCGCGCTCGGGTCCCGGCGCAGGTCGGCCTTCAGAAAATCCTCGGTTTCCGGCAACGCTATGTGGTAATCACCCTCGCGCTGGATCTGCAGCCGCAGGTTGGTCGCGCGGCACTGCAGTAGATGGCCCCCGCTCGTACGGTCGTCCGACACGAAGTGCAGGTGGTAGCCGGGCACGTTGAGGGTCTTTACATACTCCGGCGTCCAGAACCCGACGAGCGTCCCCGACACGTTGCGATACTCGAACTCGGGCTGCACCGCCGCCGCCTGGACGAGCGGCACCCCTTCCGCGGTCCGGCACATCGCGCGCGTGTGCACGTAGTCGAAGTGCCCGTCCACGCGGAGCGCGAAGATGAAGTTCTCCGAAGCCCGCAGCGCGTCGAACCGGCGTGTGAGATGGGCAAGATCCGGGCATTGCGGCAACGTCACCGTTTCATCCGGTGCAAAGCGTGTGACCACGGCGAACGGGCTCAGCGCATCATCGCCGCATTGGCGCACCGAGCCGTCGGAGCGCACCTGGTAGAAACGGCCGTCGACGACGATCATCTCGCCGTCGAGATTCTCGAAGGTGCCCAGGCCAAGATCGCCGTGTTGGCGCAGGGTGCCTACGCGTACCGCGGCCTGGTAGATACCCTCGACGAGCGCGATGGAGGTCGAGACCTGATAGAGCGTGTGGTGCGGCGGACGGATCATCGTGCCTCCATGCCTTCATGCGCTCCGGGAAACTGAGCTAGGAACCAGGTAACCCCCAGCAGGTCTGCGCTCCCGCCAGGGCTGAGACGGCGCGCGATCAGGGCATCGTCGAACGCTGCCATCCTTTCTTCGCCATCGGCCGCGAGCACACCGCCTTCGCGCAGCAGCAACCTGGCGTACTCGCGCACATACTCGAGCCCGGCAAGACCGCCGCGGGACACGACGTTGGTATCGGTGTTGACCGCGAGCAGATGCAACAGCACCTGGAGGAGCGCCACCTCGTCACCCCAGCCCCCGCGCCGCAAGCGGTCGTACAGCGGCAGCGCGACCTCGCGTACCAGCGCATACCCCGAGGCTGCTTCGCCCCGGGCGCCGCTCAGCCCGTAGCGCCGGAAGACGCGTTCACCAGCCGTACGCGGCTCTTCAGTGGAATTCAGCTCGCGCTCGACGAGTCCGGCGCACATGCTCGCCACTTGCGCGCAGATGCGCTCGCGGCTCAACGCGATGCCTTGCGCGAGCAGACGGCCGGCGCCGGCGCAGAGCAGGCCGAGCGAAAAGACGGCTCCCTTGTGCGTGTTGACACCATGGGTCGCCTGGAACATGGCTTGCTCGCACAGCACGCCGATGGGCCGCACGAGCGGTAGCAAGGCGCGCGCAGGCGTCCACGCTGTGGCATGGCCCTTTTCCACGAAGCGACGCCACCAGGGCGCAATGGC
It encodes:
- a CDS encoding DUF4118 domain-containing protein, yielding MRSIVNPVYRVAICIAVVTANVAVLYALPLSDRPLTATLIFLFVVLIVSSVWRFRYAVFVSLLAALGFAWSIPPPSTFKFSDSRDFFVLAAFLVIGIITSHLADRARREALNANRRRAEALAAQRRFADLVNSVEERWRAAFESNPTMYFIMDAAEKVVSVNAFGAEQLGYGANQFIGHGMLATIGDHKRAEQALRRSEAYLSEAQSLTHTGIWAYNPAAGKTTHGSEEMFQIYGINPQRGMPQMVKSLLKSSTQRTTTDIANCSSRHAARRLTLRRITGSCCLIER
- the citG gene encoding triphosphoribosyl-dephospho-CoA synthase CitG, whose translation is MNMISVQTHNTAFLSPSPAVYAATTLSLIADYADQALLSELMLTPKPGLVDRRNCGAHHDMDFRTFLASARAIAPWWRRFVEKGHATAWTPARALLPLVRPIGVLCEQAMFQATHGVNTHKGAVFSLGLLCAGAGRLLAQGIALSRERICAQVASMCAGLVERELNSTEEPRTAGERVFRRYGLSGARGEAASGYALVREVALPLYDRLRRGGWGDEVALLQVLLHLLAVNTDTNVVSRGGLAGLEYVREYARLLLREGGVLAADGEERMAAFDDALIARRLSPGGSADLLGVTWFLAQFPGAHEGMEAR
- a CDS encoding ATP-binding protein; translation: MSMRALRPYGLAVLAIAVALGLALAGGHLGLGNLEIPLFLIAIAVTIWYGGAGQGVAAVVAGALCLDYFFTPPLYSFEVDPKDLVPHVGVFVVFALVVGWFAARRRRIERELRRALDQLQEEVAVRMRQASLLDLTHDTIFVRDMNDTITYWNRGAEEVLGWTAEQAVGKRAPELLRTVSSRPIEEIRAELLRTGRWAGELTKTRADGAQVVLSTRWSLQRDADGQPLAILETHNDITERKRREDDIRKLNAQLERRALELEASNKELEAFTYSVSHDLRAPLRHVAAYAELLQKTASSDLDERSRRYVTNLLESAKKMGALIDDLLAFSRIGRAETRMTLVSLGDLLREVLHDIERETEGLDITWKVGAPLPSVHGDRSMLKLVLFNLVSNAVKFTRTRPHAAIEIGCRDGASEDVVVFVRDNGVGFDMKYASKLFGVFQRLHLPEDFEGTGIGLATVQRIVARHGGRVWAEGVVDSGATFYFSVPKP
- a CDS encoding PAS domain S-box protein; the protein is MNRALHVLHLEDDAGDAEIVRDMLEAEGIVCDITRVQTREDFVASLDKGGLDLILADYTLPSFDGISALKIAAQRAPDVPFIFVSGTLGEEVAIEALKTGATDYLLKERLSGIVPSVRRALREARERVERKRAEEAAGAAKARFEGILDIAQDAIISVDSHQRIILFNQGAEKVFGYGQAEVIGKPLEILLPQRFAHSHRGDIEEFAKTSEVSRSMAQRREVFGRRKDGGEFPAEASISKLCLGNEVVFTVILRDITERKRAQAALRESEEQWKAVFENNPTMYFMVDAAETILSVNAFGAEQLGFGANELIGQPVLKIFYEGDWKRIQRNIESCFQNLGRMMRWEARKIRKDGTMLWVRETANAVLLRKQPTLLVACEDITERKRAEEALHQREKELRDVIETIPAIAWTTAPDGSNVFVSKRWTEYTGLSAENTAGSGWQAAVHPDDIDRHVEKWRASVANGVLFEDEARFRCAADGEHRWFLARAVPMRDGRGNILKWYGILADIEDRKRAEEALRRSEAYLAEAQRLSHTGSFAYDPVRRASLYWSEEVFRICGLDPQRGLPDPDEAARLVHPDDRERTSEVVLKAFQKKAEVTVEYRLLLRDGTVKHLDVTWHPVFDKAGELIEYVGTVADVTERKRAEEERAAHLWFLENMDRVNRAMQGTNDLEQM
- the alsS gene encoding acetolactate synthase AlsS; this encodes MSMQTGAELLVKSLEAQGVEYVFGIPGAKIDKVFDTLLDSRIKTVVCRHEQNAAFIAGGIGRMTGNAGVTLVTSGPGCSNLVTGLATANSEGDPVVAIGGAVPLAHRLKQVHQSMDTVSMFRPITKFSAEIDAPQAVSEVVANAFRAAESGRPGAAFISAPQDIMMGAADGAVLTPVAPEQLGPAPAEAITAAATLVSGAQRPVLLLGLLASQPLAAEAVRAFLAKTKLPVVCTYQGAGVVPRELFGYFGGRVGLFHNQPADKLLDAADVVVSVGFDPVEYDPSLWNRGRKRPIVHIDPVGADVDKDYRPQLELTGNIAPTLRALAARVERKTVSADAQLLAEICRERAQLGARTADLNGAPVHPLRLVYELQRVLSDDMTLCLDMGSFHIWLARYLYSFRARQVLISNGQQTLGVGLPWGIAACLVRPRDKVISISGDGGFLFSATELETAVRLKCNLVHLVWTDGAYDMVRFQEVAKYGRASAVDFGPVDIVPFAESFGARGLRINTPDEIAPTLQRALAMQGPVIVGIPVDYRDNHQLMEMVHPGVLN
- the budA gene encoding acetolactate decarboxylase, which gives rise to MIRPPHHTLYQVSTSIALVEGIYQAAVRVGTLRQHGDLGLGTFENLDGEMIVVDGRFYQVRSDGSVRQCGDDALSPFAVVTRFAPDETVTLPQCPDLAHLTRRFDALRASENFIFALRVDGHFDYVHTRAMCRTAEGVPLVQAAAVQPEFEYRNVSGTLVGFWTPEYVKTLNVPGYHLHFVSDDRTSGGHLLQCRATNLRLQIQREGDYHIALPETEDFLKADLRRDPSADLAKAEGEKK
- a CDS encoding response regulator — translated: MNGLGRILLVEDDPKDIDITLTALEEYNLANEVVVVRDGAEALDYLHAKGNYRSRAKENPAVLLLDLKLPKIDGLEVLQQIRSDERLKLIPVVVLTSSQEERDMVASYRLGVNAYVVKPVDFHEFVNAIKELGVFWAVINEPPPGSVARRR